The sequence below is a genomic window from Bosea sp. F3-2.
GCGGCGAAGCCGCGCCGATCCGGGATCCATCGGAGGGCGCCTCGCTCTACGATGGATCCCGGATCTTCGCTCCGCTACGTCCGGGATGACGGCAGAGCTGGAGGCGCGGCAGCCATGCGCGGCGCCGATCATGGAAATCGAAGAATTCAATTTTGTCGCAGGGCGCGGCGACGATAGTTTGCCGCCCAACGGGACATCAGGAGCCCGAGACCGGAGACGCATGAGATGCCCAGGCTGAGATCCGCCACCTCCACCCATGGCCGCAACATGGCCGGCGCCCGCGGCCTGTGGCGCGCCACCGGCATGAAGGACGGCGATTTCGGCAAGCCGATCATCGCGGTAGTCAATTCCTTCACCCAGTTCGTGCCGGGCCATGTCCATCTCAAGGATCTCGGCCAACTCGTCGCGCGCGAGATCGAGAACGCCGGCGGTGTCGCCAAGGAGTTCAACACCATCGCGGTCGATGACGGCATCGCCATGGGCCATGACGGCATGCTCTACAGCCTGCCCTCGCGCGAGCTCATCGCCGACAGCGTCGAATACATGGTCAACGCCCATTGCGCCGACGCGATGGTCTGCATCTCCAACTGCGACAAGATCACGCCGGGCATGCTGATGGCGGCGATGCGCCTGAACATCCCGACCGTCTTCGTTTCGGGCGGGCCGATGGAGGCCGGCAAGTTCATCGCCGAAGGCGTGCTGAAGAAGGTCGACCTCGTCGATGCGATGATCGCAGCCGCCGACGACAAGTATACCGATGCTCAAGTCGACGTGATCGAGCGCTCGGCCTGCCCGACCTGCGGCTCCTGCTCCGGCATGTTCACCGCGAACTCGATGAACTGCCTGACCGAGGCGCTGGGCCTCGCGCTGCCGGGCAATGGCTCGACGCTCGCCACCCATGCCGATCGCAAGCGCCTCTTCGTCGAGGCCGGTCATCTGATCGTCGACATCGCGCGCCGCTACTACGACCAGAACGACGAGAGCGTGCTGCCGCGCAATGTCGGCTCGTTCAAGGCGTTTGAGAACGCGATGACGCTCGACATCGCCATGGGCGGCTCGACCAACACCGTGCTGCACCTGCTGGCGGCGGCGCATGAGGCCGAGATCGACTTCACCATGGCCGATATCGACCGGCTGTCGCGGCGCGTACCAGTGCTGTGCAAGGTCGCGCCCGCCGTCGCCGACGTGCATATGGAAGACGTCCACCGCGCCGGTGGCATCATGGCGATCCTCGGCGAACTCGACCGCGCCGGGCTGATCGACACCTCGCTGCCGACCGTCCACAGCGCCACCATGGCGGAGGCACTCTCGCGCTGGGACATCCGGCAGACGCAGAGCGAAGCCGTTCGGTCGTTCTACAGTGCCGCGCCGGGTGGCGTGCCGACACAGACCGCCTTCAGCCAGGAGCGTCGCTTCGAGGAGCTCGATCTCGACCGCGAAGCCGGCGTGATCCGCGATCTCGACCACGCCTATTCCAAGGATGGCGGGCTCGCCGTGCTCTTCGGCAACATCGCACTGGACGGCTGCATCGTGAAGACCGCTGGTGTCGATGCCTCGATCCTCACATTCTCCGGTGCGGCCGTGATCTTCGAGAGCCAGGACGCGGCGGTCGAAGGCATCCTCAACCGGAAGGTCAACCCCGGCGACATCGTGCTGATCCGCTATGAGGGGCCGCGCGGTGGGCCGGGCATGCAGGAGATGCTCTATCCGACGAGCTACCTGAAATCGAAGGGCCTCGGAAAAGCCTGCGCGCTCGTCACCGACGGCCGGTTCTCGGGCGGCTCGTCCGGCCTCTCCATAGGCCACGTCTCGCCGGAAGCGGCTGAAGGCGGCGCGATCGGCCTCGTCGAGAGCGGCGACATCATCGCGATCGACATTCCCAATCGCTCGATCGAGCTCAAGGTCTCGGACGAGGAGCTGGCGCGTCGCCGCGCAGCGATGGAAGCCAAGGGCAAGGATGCCTGGAAGCCGGCCGCGCCGCGCAAGCGCAAGGTCTCGA
It includes:
- the ilvD gene encoding dihydroxy-acid dehydratase: MPRLRSATSTHGRNMAGARGLWRATGMKDGDFGKPIIAVVNSFTQFVPGHVHLKDLGQLVAREIENAGGVAKEFNTIAVDDGIAMGHDGMLYSLPSRELIADSVEYMVNAHCADAMVCISNCDKITPGMLMAAMRLNIPTVFVSGGPMEAGKFIAEGVLKKVDLVDAMIAAADDKYTDAQVDVIERSACPTCGSCSGMFTANSMNCLTEALGLALPGNGSTLATHADRKRLFVEAGHLIVDIARRYYDQNDESVLPRNVGSFKAFENAMTLDIAMGGSTNTVLHLLAAAHEAEIDFTMADIDRLSRRVPVLCKVAPAVADVHMEDVHRAGGIMAILGELDRAGLIDTSLPTVHSATMAEALSRWDIRQTQSEAVRSFYSAAPGGVPTQTAFSQERRFEELDLDREAGVIRDLDHAYSKDGGLAVLFGNIALDGCIVKTAGVDASILTFSGAAVIFESQDAAVEGILNRKVNPGDIVLIRYEGPRGGPGMQEMLYPTSYLKSKGLGKACALVTDGRFSGGSSGLSIGHVSPEAAEGGAIGLVESGDIIAIDIPNRSIELKVSDEELARRRAAMEAKGKDAWKPAAPRKRKVSTALKAYAATTTSAARGAVRVVD